From a region of the Primulina eburnea isolate SZY01 chromosome 7, ASM2296580v1, whole genome shotgun sequence genome:
- the LOC140836547 gene encoding protein TRIGALACTOSYLDIACYLGLYCEROL 2, chloroplastic-like encodes MVGNSALFVSTSSQVLSPSSITHASGNGSLNLFPTSTAKLRHKRKKPVVIKASAERSVSSSESKSPLSVVINFTRAIWRQTLRPLSDFGFGRKSIWEGGVGLFLVSGTVLLVLTLAWLRGFQLRSKFRKYLAVFEFDQASGICTGTSVRIRGINVGTVVSVNPSLRSIEALVEVEDDKVVIPWNSLIEVNQSGLLMETVIDITPREPIPTPSVGPLDVGCVKEGLIVCDRQKVKGHQGVSLDALVGIFTRIGREMEDIGLSNTYALAERVSAVIEEARPLLRKMTAMAEDIEPLLAEVNSSGLLKEVENLTKNLARASEDVRMVHSSIVTPENKELIQKSIYTLIFTLKNIENISSDILGFTGDEATRRNLKLLIKSLSRLL; translated from the exons ATGGTAGGCAATTCAGCACTTTTTGTTTCAACAAGCTCGCAAGTGTTGTCTCCCTCTTCTATCACTCACGCTTCAGGGAACGGTTCATTGAATTTGTTCCCCACTTCAACAGCTAAGCTGAGGCACAAGAGGAAGAAACCAGTTGTTATCAAAGCTTCTGCTGAACGTAGTGTGTCGTCATCTGAATCAAAGAGCCCTCTCTCCGTGGTCATCAACTTCACCCGGGCTATATGGAGGCAAACTTTGAGACCCTTAAGTGATTTCGGTTTCGGTAGAAAAAGCATATGGGAAGGTGGTGTTGGGTTGTTTCTTGTTTCCGGGACGGTTCTATTGGTGCTTACCTTGGCTTGGTTAAGGGGGTTTCAATTGAGATCTAAGTTCAGGAAGTATTTGGCGGTTTTTGAGTTTGATCAGGCTAGTGGCATTTGCACCGGAACATCAGTTAGGATTCGAGGGATAAACGTTGGCACAGTGGTGTCTGTCAATCCATCCTTGCGGAGTATTGAAGCTTTGGTTGAA GTTGAAGATGATAAAGTTGTCATACCTTGGAATTCATTGATCGAAGTCAATCAATCTGGTCTGCTGATGGAAACTGTTATTGATATCACCCCACGAGAACCCATTCCAACACCTTCCGTCGGGCCTCTAGACGTGGGTTGTGTTAAAGAGGGGTTAATTGTATGTGATAGACAAAAGGTAAAGGGACACCAAGGGGTGAGTTTGGACGCATTGGTTGGAATCTTTACTCGCATTGGACGTGAAATGGAAGACATTGGCCTATCAAATACCTATGCATTAGCTGAGCGAGTTTCTGCTGTGATTGAAGAAGCCCGACCACTGCTTAGAAAG ATGACAGCCATGGCTGAAGATATCGAACCTTTACTGGCTGAAGTTAATAGTAGTGGTTTGCTGAAGGAAGTTGAGAATTTAACCAAAAACCTTGCACGCGCTTCTGAGGATGTGAG GATGGTGCATTCATCGATTGTGACTCCGGAAAACAAGGAACTAATTCAGAAGTCTATTTATACCTTAATTTTCACTCTAAAGAACATTGAG AATATAAGCTCGGATATATTGGGATTCACTGGGGATGAAGCCACGCGAAGGAACTTGAAGTTGCTCATCAAGTCCCTCAGCAGGCTGCTGTGA
- the LOC140836548 gene encoding agamous-like MADS-box protein AGL104 isoform X1, with amino-acid sequence MGRKKLAMRRIENATTRQLTYGKRKDGIVKKASELSVLCDTDVAVVMFSPTGKLTTFASNGRVEDIFLRFVDRPDELRGGPIINEEFLSEKLRQLKYEGEMLEKIAM; translated from the exons ATGGGTCGCAAGAAACTTGCAATGAGGCGAATCGAGAATGCGACGACTCGTCAACTTACCTACGGCAAGCGTAAAGATGGGATTGTGAAGAAGGCGAGTGAATTGTCTGTTTTGTGTGATACAGATGTGGCCGTCGTTATGTTTTCCCCCACTGGTAAACTTACCACCTTTGCGAGCAATGGAAG GGTTGAGGATATCTTCCTGCGTTTTGTGGACAGGCCCGATGAACTTAGAGGAGG GCCTATCATTAATGAAGAg TTCTTGTCTGAAAAGCTCAGGCAACTGAAGTACGAAGGAGAAATGCTGGAAAAGATAGCAATGTAA
- the LOC140836548 gene encoding agamous-like MADS-box protein AGL104 isoform X2, with amino-acid sequence MRRIENATTRQLTYGKRKDGIVKKASELSVLCDTDVAVVMFSPTGKLTTFASNGRVEDIFLRFVDRPDELRGGPIINEEFLSEKLRQLKYEGEMLEKIAM; translated from the exons ATGAGGCGAATCGAGAATGCGACGACTCGTCAACTTACCTACGGCAAGCGTAAAGATGGGATTGTGAAGAAGGCGAGTGAATTGTCTGTTTTGTGTGATACAGATGTGGCCGTCGTTATGTTTTCCCCCACTGGTAAACTTACCACCTTTGCGAGCAATGGAAG GGTTGAGGATATCTTCCTGCGTTTTGTGGACAGGCCCGATGAACTTAGAGGAGG GCCTATCATTAATGAAGAg TTCTTGTCTGAAAAGCTCAGGCAACTGAAGTACGAAGGAGAAATGCTGGAAAAGATAGCAATGTAA
- the LOC140835973 gene encoding uncharacterized protein isoform X1, producing the protein MRYYEPAVEKINTVLEAGVYQQFLTSAIQRVQLSKAKLLGNKLVHQANESMELQTAAAPMEDTPPSVAHNTIKHSGMSSGKDDDEGRTTGPHLSMSFIEAVVNPNLGTTTN; encoded by the exons ATGAG GTACTATGAACCAGCTGTGGAGAAGATAAACACAGTCCTTGAAGCTGGAGTGTATCAGCAGTTCCTTACAAGCGCCATCCAGCGTGTCCAACTCTCCAAA GCCAAATTGCTTGGCAACAAACTTGTCCATCAAGCGAATGAAAGCATGGAG CTCCAGACAGCCGCAGCCCCTATGGAGGATACCCCACCTTCAGTTGCTCATAACACAATAAAACATAGcgg GATGAGTTCAGGAAAGGACGACGATGAGGGTCGAACAACGGGGCCTCACCTGAGCATGAGTTTTATCGAAGCTGTGGTTAATCCTAATTTGGGCACAACTACTAATTAA
- the LOC140835973 gene encoding uncharacterized protein isoform X2 yields the protein MRYYEPAVEKINTVLEAGVYQQFLTSAIQRVQLSKAKLLGNKLVHQANESMETAAAPMEDTPPSVAHNTIKHSGMSSGKDDDEGRTTGPHLSMSFIEAVVNPNLGTTTN from the exons ATGAG GTACTATGAACCAGCTGTGGAGAAGATAAACACAGTCCTTGAAGCTGGAGTGTATCAGCAGTTCCTTACAAGCGCCATCCAGCGTGTCCAACTCTCCAAA GCCAAATTGCTTGGCAACAAACTTGTCCATCAAGCGAATGAAAGCATGGAG ACAGCCGCAGCCCCTATGGAGGATACCCCACCTTCAGTTGCTCATAACACAATAAAACATAGcgg GATGAGTTCAGGAAAGGACGACGATGAGGGTCGAACAACGGGGCCTCACCTGAGCATGAGTTTTATCGAAGCTGTGGTTAATCCTAATTTGGGCACAACTACTAATTAA
- the LOC140836549 gene encoding STOREKEEPER protein-like, producing MAPKSISNPQSSKQGEKLERERGDEQESEDEEEEEDSSGEEDEDSSEEEGQEKEREILPKSIAQENGSDSEPESDDSPSAYKMEPTPKTSVPASKRKNQEISNGDNFSKSSKKTKSEEKKFDSVVSSIPGVSGCITRLWSDDDEVALLNGMVDFKKSKNTDFGGAFYDTIKGKLQVDFSREQLRTKISRIKKRFLNALKKGRNGLDPVFSKPHDVMVFELSKKIWGGEIGNKNDSSEGVEEKSKKDSMKEKTIVWDEEERVKNEDDGDEGSIWSKYKFFSSSFDNLVGKFPSLEMSDSGMSLVKEKLSLIGNAKAKELNEKWKQMFVEETELHYRMLSLMREQFKLAFDQ from the coding sequence ATGGCACCCAAATCCATCTCTAATCCTCAATCTTCGAAACAGGGAGAAAAATTGGAGCGAGAACGAGGTGATGAACAAGAATCCGAAGACGAGGAGGAAGAAGAAGATTCTTCTGGTGAAGAAGATGAAGACTCATCTGAAGAAGAAGGTCAAGAAAAAGAACGCGAAATTCTACCGAAATCCATAGCCCAGGAAAATGGGTCGGACTCTGAACCCGAATCCGACGATTCCCCTTCTGCCTACAAGATGGAGCCAACCCCCAAGACTTCAGTCCCCGCATCAAAACGCAAGAATCAAGAGATCAGTAACGGTGATAATTTTTCCAAAAGCTCTAAGAAGACTAAATCCGAGGAGAAAAAGTTTGATTCTGTTGTTTCATCTATCCCTGGGGTTAGTGGTTGTATCACCAGGTTGTGGAGTGATGATGATGAGGTTGCTTTGTTGAATGGTATGGTTGACTTTAAGAAATCCAAAAATACGGATTTTGGTGGGGCGTTTTATGACACCATCAAGGGAAAATTGCAGGTTGATTTTTCAAGGGAACAACTTCGTACTAAGATCAGCAGGATTAAAAAGAGGTTCTTGAATGCGCTTAAGAAAGGACGGAATGGTTTGGACCCTGTATTTTCCAAGCCACACGATGTAATGGTATTTGAACTCTCTAAGAAAATTTGGGGTGGCGAGATTGGCAATAAGAATGATTCTAGCGAAGGGGTTGAGGAGAAATCGAAGAAAGACTCCATGAAAGAGAAAACAATTGTGTgggacgaggaagagagagtaaAAAATGAAGATGATGGTGATGAAGGTTCAATATGGTCCAAGTACAAATTTTTCAGCTCTTCTTTTGATAATTTGGTAGGAAAGTTTCCCTCTTTGGAGATGTCTGACTCTGGAATGAGTCTGGTGAAGGAGAAGTTGAGTTTGATTGGAAATGCGAAGGCCAAGGAATTGAATGAGAAGTGGAAGCAAATGTTTGTGGAGGAGACCGAGCTCCATTATAGGATGTTGTCTTTGATGAGGGAACAATTTAAATTGGCGTTCGATCAATGA
- the LOC140835974 gene encoding protein VASCULATURE COMPLEXITY AND CONNECTIVITY-like, translating to MSKLVGIFACFLIVALDVTAGILGIKAEAAQNQEKHLRLWIFECKEPSHDAYILGLCAASLLGIAHVLANLLGGCNVCTQEEFQKASPSKQLSVVCLIFTWIILAVGLSMLVIGIISNNKSRRSCGFTHLHFLSIGGILCMVHALFSVAYYVTSTSTLPT from the exons ATGAGTAAACTGGTTGGCATCTTTGCATGTTTCTTGATTGTGGCATTGGATGTCACTGCTGGAATTCTTGGAATCAAAGCCGAAGCTGCTCAAAACCAG GAAAAACATTTGAGGCTGTGGATATTTGAGTGTAAAGAGCCAAGTCATGATGCGTACATTCTTGGATTATGTGCCGCATCCCTTCTAGGAATAGCTCATGTTCTTGCAAATTTGCTGGGAGGCTGTAATGTCTGCACTCAAGAAGAGTTTCAAAAGGCATCTCCAAGCAAGCAGTTGTCTGTCGTCTGCCTGATTTTTACATG GATCATCCTGGCAGTTGGATTGTCAATGCTGGTTATCGGAATAATCTCGAACAACAAATCAAGAAGATCATGTGGTTTCACTCACCTCCATTTCTTGTCAATTGGAGGGATATTGTGTATGGTACATGCCCTGTTCTCTGTTGCATATTATGTTACTTCCACTTCTACCCTCCCTACATAG
- the LOC140836552 gene encoding transcription factor bHLH52-like has product MERESEFQIPRPDHTEEHSVGEAYINGVYEGLSFHTLLTYDPYGSSAPTPVTYGVFDVPAQTQNILVMPKSEPQPEISTFYGAFSTEAPPYNFFSDVASSSHHHLPGFLSLEQPRNTAVDSLSRVEDRRSRKQQKLSDKTRRLQKLLPWDKKMDMATVLEEACKYIKFLQAQVSILQAMPNTESGSHGTAISSLIHGVVGDQLGRLNRQQLLQVLLHSPIAQTMLYSNGCCVYSLEQLLLVKNNAERKAQFNQLLFDSNTNAWGPDYYRF; this is encoded by the coding sequence ATGGAGAGAGAATCTGAATTTCAAATACCCCGGCCGGACCACACGGAGGAGCACTCAGTTGGAGAGGCTTACATCAATGGCGTCTACGAAGGTCTGAGTTTCCATACCTTGCTCACTTACGATCCCTATGGTTCATCCGCTCCAACCCCGGTGACGTATGGTGTCTTCGATGTTCCCGCCCAAACTCAGAATATCCTCGTGATGCCGAAAAGCGAACCACAGCCTGAGATATCGACCTTCTATGGAGCCTTTTCAACGGAGGCTCCGCCGTACAACTTCTTCTCAGATGTGGCGTCGTCTTCTCACCACCACTTACCGGGATTCCTCTCTCTCGAGCAGCCTAGAAACACCGCGGTCGACTCTCTGTCTCGAGTCGAAGATCGGCGTAGTCGGAAGCAGCAGAAACTAAGCGACAAGACGCGGCGTTTACAGAAACTTTTGCCGTGGGATAAGAAAATGGACATGGCGACCGTACTCGAGGAAGCGTGCAAGTACATCAAGTTCCTCCAGGCGCAGGTTAGTATCCTCCAGGCCATGCCTAATACCGAAAGCGGAAGCCATGGGACAGCAATATCCAGCCTGATCCACGGCGTTGTTGGGGATCAGTTGGGGAGGTTGAATCGGCAGCAGCTGTTACAGGTTCTTCTTCACTCACCCATTGCTCAGACAATGCTCTACTCAAACGGCTGTTGCGTTTACTCACTGGAACAGCTTCTTTTGGTTAAGAACAATGCCGAGAGGAAAGCACAGTTTAACCAATTGCTCTTTGATTCAAACACCAATGCATGGGGCCccgattattacagattttaa